From a single Lolium rigidum isolate FL_2022 chromosome 7, APGP_CSIRO_Lrig_0.1, whole genome shotgun sequence genomic region:
- the LOC124671215 gene encoding disease resistance protein RGA2-like, whose translation MKDHQSMMSRPPTLVSNLSQLDGLSKRARSFSFIKLELYQDRKTARPLLVDRKTDPLLERSAVVGEKIEDDTRALVQLLTKEVTDKSDSRRVVAIVGVGGIGKTILSKKIFNDEVIQGKFTKKIWLSITQEFNGVELLRTAIIAAADGKMPESAGISQDKAVLGPELVSVIRDKKFFLVLDDMWDISVWNNLLSAPFSHGAAGSRVLITTRYDAVARGMRAVQPYHHVSKLGHEDGWLLLTKQVLGMEKSDPEIDMLKDIGLQIIEKCDGLPLAIKVMGGLLCQKEKERRDWEKVLHDAIWSESQMPEELNYAIYLSYEDLSPCLKQCFLHFSLKPKNKQLDNMQLVSMWIAEGFIHGDSDILEELGSEYYKELISRNLIELDTSCVGQYICHMHDVICSFAHFMTKDEALVAHNGEAVSKHSLQRFLRLSIKTQAVESDEFEWRNLQEQKSLRSIILIGNLKIQPGDSLVTFSSLRTLHVESSNFGLLVESLCQLKHLRYLTVGKCNDIESLPENLHEMKFLQHISLDGCENIVKLPDSIVKLRELRYLDIDRTCIKSMPRDFHGLTNLRTLYGFFAHMDGDWCSLEELGPLSQLRAIGLVGLENVSNASFATKVRLGEKANLSVMSLDCSSRLEGDGLVKPGASEKDQGILEDVFDELCPPSCIEDIRIDGYFGRQLPRWIMSTAPAPLKSLKILMIQNLVCCTQLPNGLCQLPCLEFLKVSWAPAIKRVGPEFVQSYGQRNHTSSQPAPMFPRLHEMILFGLLECEEWEWEEEMQAMPLLEKLDIEECKLRCIPPGLPFHASYLKTLTLHRVQYLESIENFASVVELDLYDLPELTRISNFPKLQKLEIRFCEKLESLQEMTALRKLELCYREKELPLYLQTVKPSYLLLNCRAEILASMAVGESGPDWDKFSHIQHVEAYAADENYRMHYLSFTSKPYKMDIKIEPNLQDDGEEGGED comes from the exons ATGAAGGACCACCAGTCGATGATGTCGCGGCCACCCACCTTGGTCAGCAACCTCTCCCAG ctggaTGGACTCTCCAAGAGGGCTCGTAGTTTCAGCTTTATCAAGCTGGAACTCTACCAAGACCGGAAGACGGCCCGCCCTCTGCTTGTTGATCGCAAGACCGATCCGTTGCTGGAGCGGTCGGCCGTGGTTGGAGAGAAGATTGAAGACGACACAAGAGCGCTTGTCCAGCTGCTCACGAAGGAGGTCACTGACAAGAGCGATAGCCGCAGGGTGGTTGCCATTGTTGGTGTTGGTGGGATCGGCAAGACCATCCTCAGCAAGAAGATCTTCAACGACGAGGTCATCCAAGGTAAGTTCACCAAGAAGATATGGTTGAGTATCACACAGGAGTTCAATGGGGTTGAACTACTGAGGACGGCCATCATCGCTGCTGCGGATGGAAAAATGCCTGAATCTGCAGGAATCTCTCAAGATAAAGCTGTACTTGGGCCGGAACTCGTGAGTGTCATCAGggacaagaagttctttcttgtgTTGGATGACATGTGGGATATCAGTGTATGGAACAACCTGCTAAGCGCTCCTTTTAGCCACGGTGCCGCTGGTAGCCGAGTCCTCATCACCACCAGATATGATGCAGTTGCACGAGGCATGAGAGCAGTGCAACCGTATCACCATGTCAGCAAATTAGGGCATGAAGATGGCTGGTTGTTGCTCACAAAGCAG GTACTCGGAATGGAGAAAAGTGATCCTGAAATTGATATGCTAAAGGATATTGGACTGCAGATTATAGAAAAATGTGATGGGTTACCCCTTGCCATAAAAGTGATGGGAGGACTCTTATGTCAGAAGGAGAAAGAACGGCGTGATTGGGAAAAGGTACTGCATGATGCTATATGGTCAGAATCTCAGATGCCAGAAGAGCTAAACTATGCAATATATCTTAGCTATGAGGACTTGTCTCCTTGTTTAAAGCAATGTTTTCTGCACTTCTCGCTTAAGCCTAAAAACAAACAATTagataatatgcaacttgttagcATGTGGATTGCTGAAGGGTTTATTCATGGGGACTCTGATATATTGGAGGAATTAGGAAGCGAGTACTATAAAGAGCTAATATCGAGGAACCTCATAGAGTTGGATACATCATGTGTCGGCCAATATATTTGCCATATGCATGATGTTATTTGTTCATTTGCTCATTTTATGACTAAAGATGAAGCACTAGTAGCTCACAACGGAGAAGCTGTTAGTAAACATAGTTTGCAAAGGTTTCTTAGGTTATCTATAAAAACCCAGGCAGTAGAATCAGATGAATTTGAATGGAGAAATTTACAAGAGCAGAAATCACTAAGATCCATAATATTGATTGGGAACTTGAAGATTCAGCCTGGTGATTCCTTGGTTACCTTTTCTAGTCTACGGACTCTACATGTAGAATCATCAAATTTTGGCTTATTGGTTGAATCCCTGTGTCAGCTCAAACACTTGAGGTATTTGACAGTAGGAAAatgcaatgatatagaaagcctgCCAgagaaccttcacgagatgaaatTCTTGCAACACATTAGTCTTGATGGTTGTGAGAATATTGTGAAACTTCCTGATAGTATTGTAAAGTTACGAGAACTGAGATATCTTGACATTGACCGCACATGTATAAAAAGTATGCCTAGGGATTTTCATGGTCTAACAAATTTGAGGACACTATATGGGTTTTTTGCCCACATGGATGGTGATTGGTGCAGTTTGGAAGAGCTTGGGCCTCTTTCCCAGCTTAGGGCCATTGGATTAGTGGGCCTGGAGAATGTATCTAACGCCTCATTCGCGACAAAGGTTAGGCTTGGTGAGAAGGCGAATCTTTCTGTGATGAGCTTAGACTGTAGCAGTAGACTCGAGGGTGATGGACTGGTCAAACCTGGAGCCTCTGAGAAGGATCAAGGAATACTGGAAGACGTGTTTGATGAGCTCTGTCCTCCGTCTTGTATAGAAGATATTCGCATAGATGGATATTTTGGGCGTCAGCTCCCAAGATGGATAATGTCGACAGCACCGGCGCCCCTCAAGAGCTTGAAGATACTAATGATACAGAACCTGGTTTGCTGCACCCAACTCCCTAATGGTCTGTGTCAGCTcccatgcttggagtttctaaagGTCAGTTGGGCTCCAGCGATAAAGCGTGTTGGCCCTGAATTCGTGCAGTCCTACGGGCAACGTAACCATACTTCATCCCAGCCAGCACCTATGTTTCCAAGACTGCATGAGATGATCTTATTTGGACTTTTGGAATGTGAGGAGTGGGAATGGGAAGAGGAAATGCAAGCTATGCCCCTATTGGAAAAACTTGATATCGAAGAGTGCAAATTGAGGTGTATTCCTCCTGGCCTTCCTTTCCATGCAAGTTATTTGAAAACATTGACCTTACACAGAGTCCAGTACCTCGAATCTATTGAGAACTTTGCTTCTGTAGTTGAGCTTGACCTGTATGACTTGCCAGAGCTGACTAGGATCTCCAATTTTCCCAAGTTGCAAAAGCTTGAGATCAGATTCTGCGAAAAGCTCGAGTCGCTGCAGGAGATGACTGCACTGCGCAAACTTGAGCTGTGCTACAGAGAGAAAGAACTCCCACTTTACCTGCAGACTGTCAAGCCAAGCTATTTGCTGCTGAACTGTAGAGCAGAGATACTCGCTTCCATGGCTGTGGGAGAATCTGGCCCTGATTGGGACAAGTTCAGCCATATCCAGCATGTCGAGGCTTATGCAGCTGATGAAAACTATAGAATGCACTACCTGTCTTTCACAAGCAAGCCCTACAAGATGGATATAAAGATCGAGCCAAATCTGCAG GATGACGGTGAGGAGGGCGGAGAGGATTAA